From a single Botrytis cinerea B05.10 chromosome 16, complete sequence genomic region:
- the Bctrs33 gene encoding Bctrs33: protein MSFESPLPPYNASDPTATFLNSSCLDLLLIELVPLAYRTVHALDAPSPPSSSPNPSAAPKMEEEEERERVFFRLESLGYRVGLGLVERFSKDRPRFTDTLDVIKFLCKDLWMLVFRKQIDNLKTNHRGVYVLTDHSFRPFARMSTEPGGNAVIRAQPFLYFPCGIIRGALASMGINATVHAETTELPGATFQIKSIVNTTTGK from the exons ATGTCCTTCGAATCGCCTCTTCCACCCTACAATGCCTCCGATCCCACGGCCACCTTCCTCAATTCCTCGTGTCTGGACCTCCTCCTTATCGAACTCGTTCCTCTGGCCTACCGGACTGTGCACGCACTAGATGCGCCTTCTCcgccctcttcctctcccaatCCATCTGCAGCTCcaaaaatggaagaagaagaagaacgcGAACGAGTGTTTTTCCGTCTCGAAAGTCTCGGATATCGTGTTGGGTTGGGTCTCGTGGAACGATTTAGTAAAGATCGTCCCCGGTTTACAGATACATTGGATGTTATTAAGTTTCTGTGTAAGGATTTGTGGATGCTGGTTTTCAGGAAACAGATTGATAATCTGAAAACGAATCATAGG GGAGTCTACGTCCTGACAGACCATTCATTTCGTCCCTTTGCGCGCATGAGTACAGAACCAGGCGGAAATGCAGTTATACGCGCTCAACCT TTCCTATACTTCCCCTGCGGCATAATTCGTGGAGCCCTCGCCTCAATGGGTATAAATGCTACTGTTCATGCGGAAACAACTGAATTACCGGGTGCTACATTCCAAATTAAGAGTATTGTTAATACTACCACGGGCAAATGA